In Juglans regia cultivar Chandler chromosome 13, Walnut 2.0, whole genome shotgun sequence, the DNA window cactcaaattttattgattacttTCATTTGTGGCGAAGGAAAATCATGGTTATAACAAAACCGTGATCACCGTTACTAGGGTTAAACTAGGGTTAAACTGACACACCAAGCTAAGCCCAAGGCAGGGGAGGGAGGGCATAAGCTTGGCATGGCAATCACAGGAATTTATTACAGTAGTTCCTTGTTCGATCGATAAGTATGAGTAGCGAAATTCTCATAGAAGGAGCATACATAGAtctagtacgtacgtagtacctGTAAACTAGAGCTCGAAGATCTTTCTTGGTGAGGTTTCGGTGGTAATCAATACTTGTTATGATATTGTGTGTATATGTTAGGGTATTATTGCATCTCTCCCAGTCTGTTATGGTTCCCTGAACAATCACAGGCCAACTTAAACATATTTAGTGATCATCAAACCGTAATGAATTCAAATTCTATCTCGATTATAATTACCATACGTACTACTATATACCTCTCGAATGTGGAGAGCCTTTTGCACCGATTTATCATTCGCCCAAATGAGGGAGTACACATAGTTATAGCActggaaataataaatatgctgAATGATTATAAAATAGTCATAATTTTGATAGAGCTAGCCTAGCACATCTCATCTCGAAGAGTTGAAATTtgtgtacgtgtgtgtgtgtgagagagagagagagagagagagagagagagatacccgACACCATGGTTCAAGAACTTGATCTGGTGTTGAATGGAGTATATCTATGAAATTATCATCATCGAGATGAGGGCTCAAACTCCAGAGTTTATTCGGCTTTGGAGGCTGCGAATAAGCGCAATTTGGTTCCAAGATTTgggcaatatatatattggctaTGCACTACAAATTCCATCGCTAAATTAATATTCATTGCCCAATCAAACTAATTGACAACATCATGACTTGTGTAATCCAGAATTAATGTTCTTAATTAATCCTAGCTACTCACCTCATTGACCTCTCGAAGATCTTCTACACATTGTGTATTGTTTGGATCCGGATTTATATAGCTTCCTTGGCAGTTTCTCTTAGTTGACTATAAGcacatatatagataataaattacAGAGTTTTAGAATGAGATATACTTTTTTTGTagccaaaaatgaaaataaattacaagaGAGTATCGGTACTTCTATACATTGTATATAATACTGGAATAGAATTATATAGAATCTTAATAACAAGTATAGTACTCCTTCGtagaaaaatattactaaaagCATTCATTGGCTAACTAATTAAGATTGATCAGGACTTCACCTGATAAAGTCTATCGGATATAAGTGCTGTTCGATGAGCGAATTTTAGTCTTGCATTAGTGTCCCAAATCTCATGTGTTAGTGGGTTACCAATCACAAAACCCTGTGTCGAATTTTCCAAACTATAAGTCTATCGGATATAAGACATTAATAATGATCAATACGATTGAGCTAAATGCAATtcaaatgactatatatatatatatatatatatatatattgctataaGTACATACTTTGAGATTCAATGGTGGCCAATGTCCAATCTCGTTACCTACAACATGCACATGAAGACGAGTAATCATGCCGCAGCAACtaacatatatagaaaaacaataaaactctGTTTCTGTTATTTATCGAGCTTTTAGCGGAGATCAtgattagttatttttaataagagtaatgttagatacaatacTTTTAGGATGTGCAAGTTCCGCAtactatatttgaaaaaaaaaaatagagtctaccatttaaaaaatgatttttaatataagttttaaatttacccatttttttcaaatgagacTTGCAAACCCTAAgactcaaatataatttatattctaacacaTATGATAACAAGAAGGATAACAATAAGGACGTTCTCCAATTTCTTCCAAATAATGATGAAAACGAAAAGGAAATTAATGTGATCAACAGAATATATCcgaatttgtttaaattttgaaatcatATTAACATAGTTTATTTAGAATGAAACTGGATCGAAGcttaactaataatatataatttaccaTTTGAAACTTCTTGAACGATGATCGGGACGGTTTTTCCAGAATAAGAATCGCCGGCAATATAGAGCGGATTTACAAGAAACGTGGAATGAGCCATGAGCCACTACAGTATATATAACAAAGTCTCAAATAACGTAAGTATCTGCCTCatttggatgatgagatgagatgagatgattttagattgatgaaagttgaaagttcatgaataaaatattgttataatattatcttttaatattattattattttgagatttaaaaaaattgaattgtttatgatattttatatacgaatttgagaaaattttaatgatgaaatgagatgaaactatttctatatccaaacgagacctatatgtttgtacatgcatgcatgagttatcctaaaatattacaattaaagCTACTAATTCTAACGTCGGTTGGGTTAGGTTAGATGAACCGTGATCGTGGAGATATTCTTAATTTTCTGCTAAATGCATGtatattcatacatatatatattgagattaAACCCCGGCCCTTCGGTAAATTAATCCGAGTCCGCTCACCTTTCTTAAAAATTCATAGGTTTGTGCTGTTGACGATGTATCGTTGATGTTGTATGCTTCCCAAGTTGTTGCATATGAGAATCCAGTACCGACCGGTGcatccaaaaatattatgttcgCAATCTAAAAGTTCAACCCAAATTACTTCGATCATAAAATGTTATGTTCTAGTTTACACATCAAATAATATATCTTACTTTTGTCCACGAGTACGGGTTCAATTCCAACGTTGGTTTGTTCCCACTAGAGTTTGCATAGTCAAAAGTAAAAGGACCTACACACACGAATGCGCGCCAAATCATAGAGTCAATGAATTAGCAAAAATTAGTAGTCCACAACACTcttttatgtttgaatttgCCAAAAGCTTGATGGCCTAATAACATATAATCCGATTCTCCAAATGAAAAACTTGGGTTCGAAACCCCACcacccttataaaaaaaaaagtttatgtttGAATTTAAGACTCCCGAATAGGAAATAAATAGACACAACAAGTAGATCTTACAATATATGTATTGTAAAATTTACTTGACGCTCTATCTCtctttctatttaaaatttttaagtagtaataaaaaagtaagcGGATAAATTTCCGCCACACCAAACAGAAAATAGTAactaattatgttaaaactaaaaataatcacacattattcaaaataatacgGCCTCCATGTGGTTGATGCACGGACAAATACACCACAGAAAAAACGGAACAAgtcattaatatttttaatattcatgtgaacattaatattttatcgaCCCTTCATAACTTTGGCTGCAACAACGATGCTCTCATGTGTACTTGTCctcatttcaagaaaaaaataaaaaataaaaaataaagctaaaaAAGGAGCGATCTGCTGTACTCTCAAATTTATTCattagaataatgataggattactattttattactatctatttattattcttttaatttcatatttaattttttttaatttttaattttacttaataattaagaaagtaagtattagtaaatttatatatttttttaattttttcttaattattaaggatattaaaaaaatacttaaaagaaaataataaaaaaatttgaaaaatttgaaatgcacTTAATTGGATAGTAACAGGATAACAACCCAATCACTACCctttgtgggaaaaaaaatcttccaagtATTATGctagttaaattaattatagGGTGCGAAACACGTTCTCAGGAAAGGAGGACGCGGCCATGAAAccgaaaattattattaagttgAGGAAGAGTTTTTCAGCcatgatttgtaaaaattaaataacagaGAGATCAGACAGAGATGGCTACAAGCTGGGAGAAATATACGATACCAATTTCAAATAAAAGGCCAGAGAGACCGGAACAACCAGGAC includes these proteins:
- the LOC109008379 gene encoding serine carboxypeptidase-like 18, with protein sequence MMAAHDYIISEGKLVICRLLGTFSTTSEIYIFRRCRSSCNLTMWLSVVVLVHVLLLISNSVESQSIIDTLPGFPGKLPFKLETGYIGVGELDEVQLFYYFIESERNPKDDPLVLWLTGGPGCSGLSGLLFEIGPFTFDYANSSGNKPTLELNPYSWTKIANIIFLDAPVGTGFSYATTWEAYNINDTSSTAQTYEFLRKWLMAHSTFLVNPLYIAGDSYSGKTVPIIVQEVSNGNEIGHWPPLNLKGFVIGNPLTHEIWDTNARLKFAHRTALISDRLYQSTKRNCQGSYINPDPNNTQCVEDLREVNECIANIYIAQILEPNCAYSQPPKPNKLWSLSPHLDDDNFIDILHSTPDQVLEPWCRCYNYVYSLIWANDKSVQKALHIREGTITDWERCNNTLTYTHNIITSIDYHRNLTKKDLRALVYSGDHDMSIPYVGTLEWIELLDLSVKDDWRPWFVDGQIAGYVTIYTEEKYSLTFTTIKGAGHTAPEYKPKECLAMIDRWFAYYFL